The following DNA comes from Photobacterium sp. DA100.
CCAAGGCAAGACCCTACATATTCGCCACTTGAGCCCAGAGTGCCGCTCACTGCTGAAAAAAGCAGGCAACCTGGTCGAAGTGAACCTGATGGAAGACCCGACCTACAAGGTCGCTACCGATACCCTCGGCTAATCCATACGGTTATACCAATAAAAAACGCCCGCATTAAATGCGGGCGTTTTTATATATCGGTTTCAAGCCACTATAGTCTATCGAGTAAACCCTCCGCCGCTTCCTCAACCAGATCGAGCACATAATCGAAGCCGCGCTGGCCACCGTAATATGGGTCTGGAATTTCCGCGACATCCTGGCGGCCATACTCAAGGAACAGTGCTAGCTTGCGGTGAAGATGCGTCGGACAGACTCGCTTCAAGTCTCGCAGATTATCGTTATCAGCCGCCAGAATCAGGTCAAAGGCTTCGAAATCCCCATCGATGATCTGTCGGGCACGCATTCCCTCAAAACTGTAGCCGCGCGCCTCGCCGGCTGCTCGGGCTCGGTGGTCCGGCATTTCACCTTGGTGAAAGCCGATAGTTCCGGCAGAATCGACCTCAACATCTAGCCCCCGCTCCGCCACCTTGGCCCGCAGAACCGCCTCCGCTGTCGGCGAACGGCAGATATTACCCATGCATACCACTAAAATCCGCTGTGTCATTGTCACTCCTTACTCACCGCCCTTCATCTTTCACTGAACACTTTGTTCATTCTCCTTGGCAGTATAAGCGGTCAAGCGAATAAAATAGACAATATCTTGGGTAAATTGATCAACAGCCGCTTGAATTTGCTCGAAGCGTAACATTTCTCGATTATTTTCCAGCACATCCTTGGCCAGTAGGACGCTGACCCGCTCAGCCAAAATCGCCTCACTTTGACTATCGACCAACTGCGACTCAACCAATAACCTGACATTGCGATCCCTTGTACCTAGCAGAGCCTTGGTGCCGCCAATGAGCGCACCGTAAGGTAAAATCTCAGTGATTTTGATATCTTCCATATCGGTACTGGCGCGGCTTATTTCGACTCTCAGAATCGCTGTTTTCGGCCCAGGCTCGTCGACTACAGGAACACCGGTTGCCAGCTCTTGCTCCAAGCGCAGCTGCAGCCTGTGCGACACCCGCCCCAGGACAGCCGGGGGGATCTGGTGAACCGCTTGGGTGCGCGGATGCAACCTGACGGGCTCCACCATGACCTGTTGGTAATCTGACAACGCCAGATGCGGTGATACCCACTGTAGGCCATTGGCATCCGCAACATAGCTCACCTCTACCAATTGACGCCGATTGGCCGCCTGCGATACCGCACGCTCCTCGTCTGTCGGCAGCCTACTTGAACAACCTGCCGCTACCAAGCAGCACATCAGGATCACCCTGCGCATTTCATCACTTCCCTTTCCAAATAAACAGGATGGTATACGGAAAAAAGGGAAGATGCCAGACTGCTATCAGCTTAAAATGCATTTATTTGCAGTCACACTATAACTGGTATCTTATCCTGGCTTAAAGTAACGTACTGTTTTCCAAACTCACCCAACAAGGCCGCTTACCATGACATTGCATTCTCAGGCGATCAAACAGCAGGGGCAGATATTTCTCATCGCCCTCGCTTTCTTTACCCGGATCCCTATCCCAGCCGATACCCCTTACTCCGCTGACCTGCTAAACAAGGCCAACCGCTATTTTGCCCTGGTCGGCCTGGTTATCGGTCTGGCGAGTGCGGCAAGTTTCTGGCTCGCCCACCTTGTCCTGCCAGGCTCGGTGGCGGTCATCATTGCGATGGCGACCAGCCTGCTGCTAACCGGGGCTTTCCACGAGGATGGTCTGGCCGATGTCTTTGACGGGTTTGGCGGCGGCTGGCAGCCAGAGCAGAAACTCGAGATCATGAAAGACTCACGGCTCGGCACCTATGGTGCGGCAGCGCTGTTCGTCGTGCTTGCTATCAAATGGTCCAGCCTGACCGCTTTGGCAGAGCTCTCGCCGACTCTTGCCGCTTCGGCACTATTCTGCCTTCACGGCCTAAGCCGTGCCGTTGCCGCCAGCTTGATCTTCAGTTACCCCTATGTTCGGCTCGATGAACAAAGCAAAGTCAAGCCACTGGCCAATGAGCAAAGCCAACAAGATTTGTGGGTTTTAATTATCACCAGTTTCTTTATATTAC
Coding sequences within:
- a CDS encoding low molecular weight protein-tyrosine-phosphatase, producing the protein MTQRILVVCMGNICRSPTAEAVLRAKVAERGLDVEVDSAGTIGFHQGEMPDHRARAAGEARGYSFEGMRARQIIDGDFEAFDLILAADNDNLRDLKRVCPTHLHRKLALFLEYGRQDVAEIPDPYYGGQRGFDYVLDLVEEAAEGLLDRL
- a CDS encoding adenosylcobinamide-GDP ribazoletransferase, whose translation is MTLHSQAIKQQGQIFLIALAFFTRIPIPADTPYSADLLNKANRYFALVGLVIGLASAASFWLAHLVLPGSVAVIIAMATSLLLTGAFHEDGLADVFDGFGGGWQPEQKLEIMKDSRLGTYGAAALFVVLAIKWSSLTALAELSPTLAASALFCLHGLSRAVAASLIFSYPYVRLDEQSKVKPLANEQSQQDLWVLIITSFFILLFLPLPMALSLTAALLLVRYACGRWFSQQLGGYTGDCLGACQQLAEITGYLIILVMVAQQ
- a CDS encoding DUF3313 domain-containing protein, which codes for MRRVILMCCLVAAGCSSRLPTDEERAVSQAANRRQLVEVSYVADANGLQWVSPHLALSDYQQVMVEPVRLHPRTQAVHQIPPAVLGRVSHRLQLRLEQELATGVPVVDEPGPKTAILRVEISRASTDMEDIKITEILPYGALIGGTKALLGTRDRNVRLLVESQLVDSQSEAILAERVSVLLAKDVLENNREMLRFEQIQAAVDQFTQDIVYFIRLTAYTAKENEQSVQ